From Neobacillus sp. PS2-9, the proteins below share one genomic window:
- a CDS encoding YdiK family protein produces the protein MRRSPLLSGLIYFFLGGLFTYFAIDDVQKNSWGFFSYLLVVLATFDFGSGLKMITFHFKYKDKLKK, from the coding sequence ATGAGACGTTCACCTTTGTTATCCGGTTTGATTTATTTCTTTCTTGGAGGGTTGTTTACTTATTTCGCTATTGACGATGTTCAAAAAAACAGCTGGGGCTTCTTTAGCTATTTATTAGTCGTTCTCGCCACCTTCGACTTCGGATCTGGCCTAAAAATGATCACCTTTCATTTTAAATATAAAGATAAACTGAAAAAATAA